One Falco peregrinus isolate bFalPer1 chromosome 6, bFalPer1.pri, whole genome shotgun sequence DNA segment encodes these proteins:
- the TMEM39A gene encoding transmembrane protein 39A isoform X2, translating into MSSLTWEGFGIIFCILGHSLLEALEVDWFLVMPGGRRGPSRQQLSRSALPSLQTLVGGSCGNGTGLRNRNGSAISLSAPPITALITPEPVRHCRIPELPLDGSLLFEFLFFIYLLVALFIQYINIYKTVWWYPYNHPASCTSLNFHLIDYHLAAFITVMLARRLVWALISEASQVGATSVIHYMVRLVLLTLCGWVLCWTLVNLFRSHSVLNLLFLGYPFGVYVPLCCFHQDSRAQPLPADCGYLVQDQMVDDGASAVSSLVKPKDFLSLLWESLREQFNNPTSIPTHSCPLSPDLIRNEVECLKADFNRRIKEVLFNSLFSAYYVAFLPLCFVKSTQYYDMRWSCEHLIMVWINAFVMLTTQLLPPKYCDLLHRSAAHLGKWQKLEHGSYSNAPQHIWSENTIWPQGVLVRRSRCLYKAVGPYNVAVPSDVSHARFYFLFHRPLRLLNLLILIEGSVVCYQLYSLLRSEKWNHTLSMALILFCNYYVLFKLLRDRIVLGRAYSYPLNNYGLKAH; encoded by the exons ACCTGGGAAGGCTTCGGGATCATTTTCTGCATCTtggggcacagcctgctggAGGCACTGGAAGTGGATTGGTTCCTGGTCATGCCCGGTGGAAGGAGGGGACCCAGCCGGCAGCAGCTAAGCCGTTCAGCTTTGCCTTCTCTCCAGACGCTGGTTGGTGGGAGCTGCGGAAACGGTACCGGTTTGAGAAACAG GAATGGTAGTGCCATCAGCCTCTCCGCGCCTCCGATCACAGCGCTGATTACTCCGGAGCCTGTACGTCACTGTCGGATACCTGAACTGCCGTTGGATGGGAGCCTTCTCTTTGAATTCCTGTTCTTCATCTACCTACTGGTAGCCCTCTTCATTCAGTACATCAACATCTACAAGACTGTCTGGTGGTACCCATACAATCACCCTGCTTCCTGCACCTCACTG aaTTTTCACCTCATTGACTACCACCTGGCGGCGTTCATCACAGTGATGCTGGCGCGGAGGCTGGTGTGGGCCCTCATCTCTGAG GCCTCTCAGGTGGGTGCGACATCAGTGATTCACTACATGGTGCGCCTGGTGCTGCTCACCCTCTGCGGATGGGTGCTCTGCTGGACTTTGGTCAACCTCTTCCGCAGCCATTCAGTGCTCAACCTCCTCTTCCTGGGCTACCC gttTGGTGTCTAcgttcctctgtgctgcttccaccaggacagcagagcacagcccctgcctgcagactGTGGTTACTTGGTACAGGACCAGATGGTGGATGATGGGGCTTCAGCTGTCAGCAGCCTGGTCAAACCCAAAGATTTCCTCTCGCTTCTGTGGGAATCCCTGAGAGAACAGTTCAATAATCCTACGTCTATCcccacccacagctgccccctTTCCCCAGATCTCATCCGCAATGAGGTGGAGTGCCTAAAAGCAGACTTTAACCGCAGGATCAAGGAAGTTCTCTTCAACTCCCTCTTCAGTGCCTACTACGTGGCGTTCCTGCCACTGTGTTTTGTGAAG AGCACCCAGTACTACGACATGCGCTGGTCGTGTGAGCACCTCATCATGGTGTGGATCAATGCCTTTGTCATGCTCACcactcagctgctgcctcccaagTACTGTGACCTGCTTCACAGATCAGCTGCCCACCTTGGCAAGTGGCAGAAGCTAGAACATGGTTCCTACAGCAATGCTCCGCAGCATAT CTGGTCAGAAAACACAATATGGCCACAAGGAGTTCTGGTGCGACGTAGCCGATGCCTGTATAAAGCAGTTGGGCCTTATAACGTAGCAGTGCCTTCAGATGTGTCCCACGCCCGCTTTTAC ttccTTTTTCACCGTCCATTACGGCTGCTCAACCTCCTGATTCTCATCGAGGGCAGTGTGGTCTGCTACCAGCTCTACTCGCTGCTGCGCTCAGAGAAGTGGAACCATACCCTCTCCATGGCCCTTATCCTTTTCTGCAATTATTATGTCTTATTTAAGCTCCTCCGGGACCGGATAGTATTAGGCAGGGCATACTCCTACCCGCTTAACAACTACGGACTCAAGGCACACTAG
- the TMEM39A gene encoding transmembrane protein 39A isoform X1: MFLPPLQTWEGFGIIFCILGHSLLEALEVDWFLVMPGGRRGPSRQQLSRSALPSLQTLVGGSCGNGTGLRNRNGSAISLSAPPITALITPEPVRHCRIPELPLDGSLLFEFLFFIYLLVALFIQYINIYKTVWWYPYNHPASCTSLNFHLIDYHLAAFITVMLARRLVWALISEASQVGATSVIHYMVRLVLLTLCGWVLCWTLVNLFRSHSVLNLLFLGYPFGVYVPLCCFHQDSRAQPLPADCGYLVQDQMVDDGASAVSSLVKPKDFLSLLWESLREQFNNPTSIPTHSCPLSPDLIRNEVECLKADFNRRIKEVLFNSLFSAYYVAFLPLCFVKSTQYYDMRWSCEHLIMVWINAFVMLTTQLLPPKYCDLLHRSAAHLGKWQKLEHGSYSNAPQHIWSENTIWPQGVLVRRSRCLYKAVGPYNVAVPSDVSHARFYFLFHRPLRLLNLLILIEGSVVCYQLYSLLRSEKWNHTLSMALILFCNYYVLFKLLRDRIVLGRAYSYPLNNYGLKAH, translated from the exons ATGTTCCTGCCTCCTTTGCAGACCTGGGAAGGCTTCGGGATCATTTTCTGCATCTtggggcacagcctgctggAGGCACTGGAAGTGGATTGGTTCCTGGTCATGCCCGGTGGAAGGAGGGGACCCAGCCGGCAGCAGCTAAGCCGTTCAGCTTTGCCTTCTCTCCAGACGCTGGTTGGTGGGAGCTGCGGAAACGGTACCGGTTTGAGAAACAG GAATGGTAGTGCCATCAGCCTCTCCGCGCCTCCGATCACAGCGCTGATTACTCCGGAGCCTGTACGTCACTGTCGGATACCTGAACTGCCGTTGGATGGGAGCCTTCTCTTTGAATTCCTGTTCTTCATCTACCTACTGGTAGCCCTCTTCATTCAGTACATCAACATCTACAAGACTGTCTGGTGGTACCCATACAATCACCCTGCTTCCTGCACCTCACTG aaTTTTCACCTCATTGACTACCACCTGGCGGCGTTCATCACAGTGATGCTGGCGCGGAGGCTGGTGTGGGCCCTCATCTCTGAG GCCTCTCAGGTGGGTGCGACATCAGTGATTCACTACATGGTGCGCCTGGTGCTGCTCACCCTCTGCGGATGGGTGCTCTGCTGGACTTTGGTCAACCTCTTCCGCAGCCATTCAGTGCTCAACCTCCTCTTCCTGGGCTACCC gttTGGTGTCTAcgttcctctgtgctgcttccaccaggacagcagagcacagcccctgcctgcagactGTGGTTACTTGGTACAGGACCAGATGGTGGATGATGGGGCTTCAGCTGTCAGCAGCCTGGTCAAACCCAAAGATTTCCTCTCGCTTCTGTGGGAATCCCTGAGAGAACAGTTCAATAATCCTACGTCTATCcccacccacagctgccccctTTCCCCAGATCTCATCCGCAATGAGGTGGAGTGCCTAAAAGCAGACTTTAACCGCAGGATCAAGGAAGTTCTCTTCAACTCCCTCTTCAGTGCCTACTACGTGGCGTTCCTGCCACTGTGTTTTGTGAAG AGCACCCAGTACTACGACATGCGCTGGTCGTGTGAGCACCTCATCATGGTGTGGATCAATGCCTTTGTCATGCTCACcactcagctgctgcctcccaagTACTGTGACCTGCTTCACAGATCAGCTGCCCACCTTGGCAAGTGGCAGAAGCTAGAACATGGTTCCTACAGCAATGCTCCGCAGCATAT CTGGTCAGAAAACACAATATGGCCACAAGGAGTTCTGGTGCGACGTAGCCGATGCCTGTATAAAGCAGTTGGGCCTTATAACGTAGCAGTGCCTTCAGATGTGTCCCACGCCCGCTTTTAC ttccTTTTTCACCGTCCATTACGGCTGCTCAACCTCCTGATTCTCATCGAGGGCAGTGTGGTCTGCTACCAGCTCTACTCGCTGCTGCGCTCAGAGAAGTGGAACCATACCCTCTCCATGGCCCTTATCCTTTTCTGCAATTATTATGTCTTATTTAAGCTCCTCCGGGACCGGATAGTATTAGGCAGGGCATACTCCTACCCGCTTAACAACTACGGACTCAAGGCACACTAG
- the TMEM39A gene encoding transmembrane protein 39A isoform X3, protein MPGGRRGPSRQQLSRSALPSLQTLVGGSCGNGTGLRNRNGSAISLSAPPITALITPEPVRHCRIPELPLDGSLLFEFLFFIYLLVALFIQYINIYKTVWWYPYNHPASCTSLNFHLIDYHLAAFITVMLARRLVWALISEASQVGATSVIHYMVRLVLLTLCGWVLCWTLVNLFRSHSVLNLLFLGYPFGVYVPLCCFHQDSRAQPLPADCGYLVQDQMVDDGASAVSSLVKPKDFLSLLWESLREQFNNPTSIPTHSCPLSPDLIRNEVECLKADFNRRIKEVLFNSLFSAYYVAFLPLCFVKSTQYYDMRWSCEHLIMVWINAFVMLTTQLLPPKYCDLLHRSAAHLGKWQKLEHGSYSNAPQHIWSENTIWPQGVLVRRSRCLYKAVGPYNVAVPSDVSHARFYFLFHRPLRLLNLLILIEGSVVCYQLYSLLRSEKWNHTLSMALILFCNYYVLFKLLRDRIVLGRAYSYPLNNYGLKAH, encoded by the exons ATGCCCGGTGGAAGGAGGGGACCCAGCCGGCAGCAGCTAAGCCGTTCAGCTTTGCCTTCTCTCCAGACGCTGGTTGGTGGGAGCTGCGGAAACGGTACCGGTTTGAGAAACAG GAATGGTAGTGCCATCAGCCTCTCCGCGCCTCCGATCACAGCGCTGATTACTCCGGAGCCTGTACGTCACTGTCGGATACCTGAACTGCCGTTGGATGGGAGCCTTCTCTTTGAATTCCTGTTCTTCATCTACCTACTGGTAGCCCTCTTCATTCAGTACATCAACATCTACAAGACTGTCTGGTGGTACCCATACAATCACCCTGCTTCCTGCACCTCACTG aaTTTTCACCTCATTGACTACCACCTGGCGGCGTTCATCACAGTGATGCTGGCGCGGAGGCTGGTGTGGGCCCTCATCTCTGAG GCCTCTCAGGTGGGTGCGACATCAGTGATTCACTACATGGTGCGCCTGGTGCTGCTCACCCTCTGCGGATGGGTGCTCTGCTGGACTTTGGTCAACCTCTTCCGCAGCCATTCAGTGCTCAACCTCCTCTTCCTGGGCTACCC gttTGGTGTCTAcgttcctctgtgctgcttccaccaggacagcagagcacagcccctgcctgcagactGTGGTTACTTGGTACAGGACCAGATGGTGGATGATGGGGCTTCAGCTGTCAGCAGCCTGGTCAAACCCAAAGATTTCCTCTCGCTTCTGTGGGAATCCCTGAGAGAACAGTTCAATAATCCTACGTCTATCcccacccacagctgccccctTTCCCCAGATCTCATCCGCAATGAGGTGGAGTGCCTAAAAGCAGACTTTAACCGCAGGATCAAGGAAGTTCTCTTCAACTCCCTCTTCAGTGCCTACTACGTGGCGTTCCTGCCACTGTGTTTTGTGAAG AGCACCCAGTACTACGACATGCGCTGGTCGTGTGAGCACCTCATCATGGTGTGGATCAATGCCTTTGTCATGCTCACcactcagctgctgcctcccaagTACTGTGACCTGCTTCACAGATCAGCTGCCCACCTTGGCAAGTGGCAGAAGCTAGAACATGGTTCCTACAGCAATGCTCCGCAGCATAT CTGGTCAGAAAACACAATATGGCCACAAGGAGTTCTGGTGCGACGTAGCCGATGCCTGTATAAAGCAGTTGGGCCTTATAACGTAGCAGTGCCTTCAGATGTGTCCCACGCCCGCTTTTAC ttccTTTTTCACCGTCCATTACGGCTGCTCAACCTCCTGATTCTCATCGAGGGCAGTGTGGTCTGCTACCAGCTCTACTCGCTGCTGCGCTCAGAGAAGTGGAACCATACCCTCTCCATGGCCCTTATCCTTTTCTGCAATTATTATGTCTTATTTAAGCTCCTCCGGGACCGGATAGTATTAGGCAGGGCATACTCCTACCCGCTTAACAACTACGGACTCAAGGCACACTAG